TCGACGAGTTCCAGGGCCCGCGCCAAACTCATGGCCGCCGCCAGTGTTTCGGGCGCGTGAATGCGCACTTGGTGGCTGAGCGGTGGCAGCAACCCGCCGGTGTAGAGCTGCACCCGCTGGCCCTCCTCGAGGCGGCCCGCGCGAGGGAGGAGCGCCTGGAAGCGGTTGGAGTACTCCTCGACCGACCCCGTGCGGCGGCACTCGGAGAGCTCGAACAGCGGGGCGGACCGCAGCACCGGGCCAAAGCGAAGGTTCAGGAGCTCCTTGAAGCGCCCCCATGGCGGTGTGCCCTCATCCTCCTGGAGTTGGATGAACCACAGTTGGGCCACGTCCTCCAGATTGTACGACGCCATCCACACCTTCTCCTCCGGCATGGTGCGTTGCTGGCGAAAATACGACTCACACCGATTAATAAAAATCAGTGGGTCGGATTTACCGTCGAAGCGCGGGAAATCCATCTTCTGGAACCGCGGGGGGCGATCCGTGTGATGCTGGCCGTCGTGGTGGGTGCTAGACTCGGACGTCGAGCTGAGCTTCTCCTGCATGCCCGCCATGTCGGATTGCATCTGGGACATGTTGGTGGTCAGGGTCtggagcatcttcatcatgtcaGCCATGGTGGGCGGATCGGCGTCACCCATGTGTAGCAGCGCGGACGTGGCTGTGGACGGAGATGAaggggatggtggtggtggctggaAGGGTGGTGAGGCGGCTGTGGAGGACTGGGAGTGGTGGGAAGAAGAGGATCGTCGGCTCTgggataccaggttgtcaagagcagtgagcccaagggtaggaggACCTCGGCTACATAGATCGTagccgctgtccgtggtggccggccGGGTTATACCCCCCTTGCCGCCGTTCCTCGTCGGTGGGTTATGCCCCCAGCCGCCGGCTTAgatagaagagagggagagagattagaTGGTAATTCTTTCTTAATTGCCAAGTGTCTGGTTACAAGATATGTATAGCCTCCGGCTCAACCAAAAGGAGTAACAAAGTCCACTAATTAAGGACTAACCAAAATAGCTAATAGATTTCCTACTTTCCCTCCTAGCCACTGCTGGAGGACGCCCCCTGGGTGCTGGCCGTGCGCACAGCAGCGCGTTCCTGGGCCCTGCGCACATCTCGGGCCCTATGGCGCCTAGTGTAGACTTGTTTGAACATGACAGTTCTACTGTTCTTGCTGGTCATACCTTCATGAGAGGACACAGATAAGTGGACAGGGACACCAGGCACGAGAAAAGGTGTGCAAATTGCAAGTCACATGAATATAATGGTGTGCAAATTGTTGAGATAGTGTGCTCGATTCAAAATCTAAAACGTTTTGAGTGCTCCACTAGCATCAATCCAACACTAGTTTCAGAGAAATATGAAGAAAGCAGGGTGAGTAGAAAGAGCTGGTTAAAAAACCTCTCTTGTTGGCAACGAGAGATGAAGCCCAAGCTAAGCAGCTGCAGTTTGCTCCATGTCACCCCTGCACTACCGCTTGTCTGCTTTTCTTGCTGATGCTCCCACGGTCGTTCCTCAGCGTTTTACTGTTCTTGCTGCCACCTTCATGAGAGGATACACATAAGTGAACAGGGGCACAAAAGGCACGTGAAAAGGTAAAACTCATCAAGCAAGAGATAGCAACAAATAATCAGAACTATGTTCTCATAGTTTAGCCCAAGTAATCAACAATTCATTATGGACCAAAAAGTATTTCTCAGTGGGAAGGGCAGAGAATTCAGCTTTGAGCTTTTTTTTCTTATTACCTTTTCTCTTGTTGATGCTGTTACAATAGTGACATCAGCTGCTTGAATATAATGCAGTTAACAGAGAGTTCTATATTAAGCAATTCTCTGAGAGTTCGAGGATAGCTAGGTATTCTTATATTTGAGGATCATGCACAAAAATAACGTCAAACACTAAGGTCTTTGCTAAAACCCCTGCTCCAGATGCCATCATAAAACCAAACTGCTCCAGTTCAGATAACCATGATGGATTGATGGTTAGAGGTATTGACACCACAAATAAAGACATGATGGGATTTCCAGTGCTCTACTTTCTTTATAGACATGGAGCTGCAAGGAATCGATCAGTTGGATATCAGGAAAGTGCAAGCCAAAGGAGGATGGTCTAACACAAAACTAATACAAAAGTTAAGCGAAATCTGAGTAGTGCATGGGCTCCCTCTAATACAAAAGTGAAGGCATTGCAGTGAACAAAGAAAACAAGTCATGGGAAATAGACCACAAAACTACAAAAGCATCAGAAAACACTAGTATGCAAACAAACTGTGAAAAAGAAAAATTAAGAAAGTAtagtttgaaaatggatttgtaGGAAAGAGGAATCAATTGCTGCAAGTTCCCACTTCCCAGCCTCCAAAGTTGAATCAAATATTCAACTTCATCCAAATATGGCACATATGAAACATGATATTCGACTTAAGGAACAAGAAAAAGTTCTAAAAAGTAATACATGCATCTGCCTAAATGCACCAAGTCAACAAGTATTAACAAGGCTAACCAGAACGGAGGACGGAGCACTGGTTCTACATCAACAGAGAATATAAGATGAATATCTATGAAAACATCTAAGCAACAAGCAATGTAGAAGAAATCAAGTCAAATTTGGTACATCCACTACTATCTTGTTAACCTCTTGAtccatggaagatgatatatatTGGATTTACCTGTTCCTTGGAACTACAATCAGCACACAGTGCTAGCAGGATATTTTGGAAAATAAAGCTCCAAACAATAGTTATTAGTGGGGGAAAAAGGCACTGCTAACAACAAATATTCAGGGGTGGCGGGGGATACTGCAAACTGTGGGGAAAAACACAAAGCATAGTGTATAGAAATCACCTTAAGGATTAAGAAGTCCAGATGATTGTACTCCCAGCTGTGAAGAATTTCTTACAAACTAAGCAACAGAAGGCAGAAACTCATGTGCTCCCAATAGTTTGAAAATTGATTCCCACTGTAAAGATAACTGGGACTGAAGACAATATAACTTTATCAGGTGATAAACAGGATGCTGACACGCACTAGCAGTACAACATTTCCCTAAAGAATTTCATCAAACAAATAGAGCATGAGATAGACATTACCACTCAGCTGAGGATTTATTTTGTTTGACATAATCCTCATTAGTTGACCTCATAAAAAAAATGGTACTTTTCAGGTAGGGACTTTGCATGGTTCTTATATTCCTCCCTCGAGAAAAGTGATATTATCAAGGATGTAGTGGAAGCCTCAAGTGAGAAGTTCATTTCATCAATTTTGGAGAGGTAAGCCCCAGCCCTCACTATCTCGCCTCCACGCAACAGCCTCCTAACTATAGCATTTAGCATGCGTGAGTTTGGAGTGCACCCACACTTTTCCATTGATAAAAACAGATTGTCAAACTCATCAAGCAGCCCCTCTTGTATGAGATTTTCCATCATTAACTGATAGGTCACCACATTCGGAACTAAACCATGGGCAGGGATAGCAGCGAACAAATCCATGGCATCTTTCTTTCTGTCGCCTTTGAACAAAGCATCAATCATAATGGTGAAAGTAATAATGTTAGGTCGAAGATCCTTAGAACACAGACACTGGAACATTATGAATGCTTCATCAACACAATTATTTTTCCAAAGCCCATTTAGAATTATGTTGTATGTGTAAATGCCCCACTGTTTTTCACTTTTAATCATATTGAGGTAGAGTTCCTTTGCTTCAGAAAATCTCCCTGTCTGAAATAAACCTTGCAATATAGTATTGTAAGTCACAGCTCCAGGCGTAACTCCCTTCCTCAACATTTCTCGGAAAAGACAATATGCATTatctatccgaccagctttaCAGTAGCCATGAAGCAATGTATTATAGGATAAAATGTTCGGTTTCAAGCCAACTGAGGGCATAACATCAAGTAACTTTGCCGCTTCATTAGTTCTACCAGCTAAGCAGTGGCCATCTATTAATGCATTATATGAGACAACATCAGGCCTCACGCCCACACGTTCCATCCAGTCAATGACACTCTGGGCTTCCATGACCCGTCCTTCTTTGCATAAATTAGACATTATTGTGTTGAAGAACACAACGTCAGGACGGATTCCTTGATCCAACATTTGAAAAAATAATTCCTCGGCCTTCTCCCATCTGTCAACGGTGCATAGTCCATAAACCAGGGAGCTAAAGACAACAATGTTTGGAGTCActccttcgttgatgatctcattGAATTTAAGCACAGCATCATCCACTCTTCCCAACTTGCAAAGTGCATCGATTAATGTTCCATAAGTGACTACATCAGGACTCAACCCATGCTGCCTCATTTTGCTAAGTATATGAATTGCCTCATCTATCATTGCCTTTTTAGCATATGCATAGAACACTATGTTGAAGATGTAATGATTAGGTGAAATACCATTTGCTACCATCAGATCTAGGAGATCAGGCAAATCAGCAAGGGCTCCTTTAGCAGCATACCCATGAAGAAGAATGCTGTAGATAGTTACATCAGGTTTTATGCCCTTCCTAATCATGGAATCAAAAATCTTTCTGGCCTCTGAGCATTTTCCATTCTTGCAGAGATAATCCAGCAGCAAACCATAAGTAACAACATTTGGCTGAAGACCACGTGCGGACATTTCTTCGAGCATTCGGACCACCTCTTTCCATTGTCCAGTAGAGAGGTACCCAAGGATCAGACAGGTATATGTCTGGACGTTTGGCTTGACACCTTTATCAATCATCTGCTGAAGGACACCCTCGGCCTCGTCAACAGCTTGAGCTTTGCACAGGCCATCAATCATCGTGGTGTATGTCACAACATTTGGTGTGCAGCTTCCATGTCCATCATCAGCCATCATGTGCAGCAGCTCAAGTGCCTCCTCAGCTCTCTTTTCATTACATAAACCCTTGAGAACCGTGTTGTAGGAAACTACATTCGCCGTGCAGCCAAACTCAGGCATTCGTCGGAGCAATATGTCCATGGCCTCGTCCACCCTCTTCACGTCACAGAGGCCGTTGACCAGTTGATTGATGACTATGTTACTGACCCTCCAGCCCGTCTTAAGGATGAGGCCAAAGGCGGCGAAACAATACTCCAGGTGTCCCATGCGACCGAAGCATCCAATGAGGATGCTGTATGTGCACAGGTCAGGAGCCACCTTGTTGGAGCTGGCACGGGCCATCCGCTTGAAGAGGGAGACGGCAAGCTCGGAGGTTGAAGAGCATCGGGCGCGAGCGACAACGGTAAGCAGGTGCTTGAAAGCACGAACCGAGGCAGGCCTGGCGTGGGGCAGCAATTCATCGAACAGCTTGAACGCGTCGTCGACGCCAAGGCTCCCCGACCTTGCTCGGTCTGCGATGACGCGCTCCAGCTCCAAGCACCGGTCGCGGGCGGCGCTCACGCGACGGGACATGCCGACGGGGAGGCACGGACGACGCTGCGTCCGCCTCCGGATCTGTGAAGCAGAGCAATTCTCGTGGGCTAGGCGGAGCCGCGAGTGCTGCGCCGTGCAGAGCTGTGACGGGGTGAGCGATTGAACGCAGGAGCGGGAACGTCGGGAGGCAGCGGGCGGCGGCGGGTTGGGCGATGGCCTACGGGCGCAAGTGGGCCGTGGGCGCGTCGGAGTCGTAGGACGGAAGCTTTCAACTGGCTTGTAACTGTTTCTTTTTGCTGCCGTTGACACGTACGGAGAGATTCGTATGGAGGAATTGGAGGCCTCTTGTTTCTTTGTTCCGTTCAAAACAAAAATGCCTCTTGTTTTTCTTTCCAAAGGACAGGGGGAATTATTATATTAAAATTTAGCATAATACATCCTTAAATTACATATGAAAGAatgtaaaataaaaatacatattCGATAATGATTAGAACCATTTAGAAACTTTGTTGGTTTGAAGTTGGTTAGGAACCATAAGATTAAAAGGGTGCCGTGCTTCGGCCTCCCCCAAGTCTATTCTCCGTATCTAAAGTTGGGAGCAATTACTTAAAGAGAAAAACCGTGAACAATTTTGTTCTCAGCATTCCCATAAACACGAGATGTCTGTACTCTCTAGAACTGTTACCTATCTGATCCTCATCAATCTGGATCAGCCAAGGAGACCTCAAACACTCGGTGCTTTAGACCCTCACAGAAAATCTGAAAACAGAAGGAAGAAATTGAGATACAGGCAATTCTAATGAGCAATGCAAGTCAGCAAATGCTGTGCAGGTGGACCAGCAATGCGATGTATAACTCAAATAATCTAGACCGCCACAAATATATGTATACGGCTAAGGGGTATGGATACTTATGCAAGTGTCTtggggaaaaaaaaacaaaaggtcTCCTGGCAATATAATTTGTAAGTAATACTAACTAACAGTCTTGAAAATGGTAAGTGCAAATTGCAAGTCACATGAATATAATGGTGGTTAGTTGTCATAGTCATAGCGCTACTCCAGCAGTGCAGTGCAGAGTCTGAACTGAATGCAAGATCCAAAAAAAAGTTTCTTCCATCCACATCtatgattccttctcttgtttACTTGAAATCCATGATTACTTGAAAAAGAAACAAATTGTGGCTATATGGGACTGTACTAGTGTACTATCAAGACATACAAAACACACAAACATGACTAGTTAAGATTGCTATATTATGCAGTCCCATCATATTCCTGCTGTATAAGTTGCATAAACTTTTCTGCAAAGGAATTTACTGTTTCCtgtatttcagaacagagtagtagCTGACAGCGTTTGGACAGTTACTGCTTCTGATGTCTTGAAGATTAGGGTGATTTCAGTAATTAACCTCTACTATGCCCTAATAATTCTGTTTTCTCTCACCTGTTTATCAGTGAAGGCAAATTTACTTACACGGACTTGTTGAGATAGTGTGCTTAATTCAAATTCCGAAACCTTGACTGTGCTTAGCATCGATCCACCACTTGTTTCAGAGAAATATGAAGAAAGCAGGGTGAGCAGAGGGAGGGTTCAGGCAGGGAGACATGAAGCCCAAGCTGAGCAGCTACGGTTTGCTCCATGGTGCCCCTGCACTACCGCTTTTCTTGCTGATGCTCCCACGGTTGTTCCTGAGAGTTTTACTGTTCTTGCTGGCCATCACCTTCATAAGAGGAGACACATAAGTTGACAGGGACACAAAAGGCACAAGAAAAGGTAAAACTTATCAAGCAAcagatagaaaaaaaaaataatcaGTACTTTGCTCTCATTGTTTAGCCCAAGTAATCATCAATTCATTATTGATCCAAAAAGTATTGCTCAGTGGCAAGGGCAGATAATTCAGTTTTAAGATTTTTTCCCTTATCTTTTCTACTGTTGTGGATATCACAAGCTCATTTGCCCAACAAAACTGTAAAAAATAATCGATTTTCAATCCGCATGAAGGGTGAGAAGTAGAAAAATATCATTCTGAGAGGTGAGAAAGGAAGTACTCTTGCTTACCAACAGAATTGGgtatcatcaacaatcacaaccCGTGGTTGCAGGGCTTGTCTGTAGCTGGCCAAGTCAAGCAGAGACAGTGGGAAAAATTCAGGACCGATCAACATGGACAGGAAGCAAGACAGACCATAGTGCAAATCAGAAACTAGCCGAGTCCTAACCATGGATGGGAGGCAAAATTACTTATAAATCGGTAGAGGGAATAATCTTCTGGCAATGGCTTACTGACTCCTGTCACTAATGAGCAATCTAGTTAAGTAGTTGAAAGTTGAAACGTAAGAATTAGTAAGATAGTTTTGGAAAACTGTGTAGAGTTAATGCTATCTTTGCATGAAGGAAATCTGTGTACAACTCAACCATTTATCTGATGCTGTCTTAGCTGCAGGTTGGATCAAATGAACTTGTAAGAGTTTCGAAAAAAAAATAGTAAGAAACTTAAACATCTGTAAAACTCACAATCCCTTGTACTCGACATGGTTAGCATCAAATATGGTTGTTtcaaaaatatacaatgttgtgTTTTTCAACCTTGGAGAGTTGGAGTCATGGTTCATACTTCATACAGGGTACTTTCAACTAAAGTTTCAGGAAGCCTTCTTAGAGAAAGCAGAGTACTTTCGACTAAGTACTACATATATACATATCATATCTTAGGTGACACTAGTAATGATATTACTACTAATGGTACTACCGGGCCTCTAGATTTCATTCTCGTGTTGATGTTATTACAATAGTGACAGCAGCTGCTTGAAAATGAAGCAGTGAACCGGGAGTTCTACTAAGCAATGATCTGACAGTTGGAAGATGGCTTTGTATGCTATTATTTGAAGGTCGTGCACAAAAAAAAAATGTTAAACACTCAGGCCTTTGCTAGAACCCCCCGCTCCAGCCTCGAGATGCAATTCATCAAACAAACTGCTCCAGTTCAGATAACCAGGAAGGTTAGAAGTATTGACACCACAAATGAAGGTCATGATGGGACTTCCAATGCTTGACCTCTCTTTATAGACATAGACCTGCAAGGAATCAATGACATGGATTTCAGGAAACCGCAAGCCAAACGAGGATCGTCTAAcacaaaagtaaatacaaaagttAAGCGGAATTTGAGGTAGTTTAGTTCAGCATGGGCTCCTCTAATAAAAAGTGAAGGCATAGGAACAGGAGATTGTAGCTAACAAAGAAAACAAACCATGGGAAATGGACCACAGGCACAAAAGCATAAAAAAACATTagtatatactccctctgttccaaattgtaagtcgttttggcttcAACCAGCAGAACCTGATAAAGCAAAGACGTTGCACTTACTGCAACACCATTTACACCCAGACCTGAAGTCTAAGTATATGAATGAGGATGATCCACTAGTTTTATGGCAGTCCCTGAAGGACCGCTTCAACCAGCAGAAATCAATTGTGCTCTCTGGAGCACAACGGGACTGGATCACCTTACGCTTCCAAGACTGTACATCTGTGGCGGCATACAACTCTGCTTTACAAAGGATTGTGTCGAGACTGCGTCTATGTGGCCAGAAGATCACTGACGCTGATATGGTCAAGAAAACTCTTTCTAACCTCCATCCCGGCAACATAGTACTGCACTGGTAGTGCATGAACTCAAAGTACTCCAAGTACTCTGAGTTGATAATAGTACTATTGATTGCAGAGCAAAAGAATGAGGTTCTCATGAACAATCATTCTGCACGGCCTACTAGTTTCACGATTGTGCCTGAAGCACACGTCAATGTTGCTGAGATTTCTCGCAACTGCAAAAGAGGctgtggaaaggaaaaatggaaagGGGAAACGAGATGCCATGTTTAAAAGCAAAGGAAAGGGAAAGCCCAGGGGTAAAAGTGAACCCA
This sequence is a window from Miscanthus floridulus cultivar M001 chromosome 10, ASM1932011v1, whole genome shotgun sequence. Protein-coding genes within it:
- the LOC136487973 gene encoding protein Rf1, mitochondrial-like, producing MSRRVSAARDRCLELERVIADRARSGSLGVDDAFKLFDELLPHARPASVRAFKHLLTVVARARCSSTSELAVSLFKRMARASSNKVAPDLCTYSILIGCFGRMGHLEYCFAAFGLILKTGWRVSNIVINQLVNGLCDVKRVDEAMDILLRRMPEFGCTANVVSYNTVLKGLCNEKRAEEALELLHMMADDGHGSCTPNVVTYTTMIDGLCKAQAVDEAEGVLQQMIDKGVKPNVQTYTCLILGYLSTGQWKEVVRMLEEMSARGLQPNVVTYGLLLDYLCKNGKCSEARKIFDSMIRKGIKPDVTIYSILLHGYAAKGALADLPDLLDLMVANGISPNHYIFNIVFYAYAKKAMIDEAIHILSKMRQHGLSPDVVTYGTLIDALCKLGRVDDAVLKFNEIINEGVTPNIVVFSSLVYGLCTVDRWEKAEELFFQMLDQGIRPDVVFFNTIMSNLCKEGRVMEAQSVIDWMERVGVRPDVVSYNALIDGHCLAGRTNEAAKLLDVMPSVGLKPNILSYNTLLHGYCKAGRIDNAYCLFREMLRKGVTPGAVTYNTILQGLFQTGRFSEAKELYLNMIKSEKQWGIYTYNIILNGLWKNNCVDEAFIMFQCLCSKDLRPNIITFTIMIDALFKGDRKKDAMDLFAAIPAHGLVPNVVTYQLMMENLIQEGLLDEFDNLFLSMEKCGCTPNSRMLNAIVRRLLRGGEIVRAGAYLSKIDEMNFSLEASTTSLIISLFSREEYKNHAKSLPEKYHFFYEVN